Genomic window (Melioribacteraceae bacterium):
CGTTGTATCGGAATTATCAATCACTGTAACCGACGCGTTGACTATTGAGTATCTTGCGGCAGTAACTCTTCCTTTTAAAGAAACAGTTTGAGCATTCAATTGAACTGTAAATACTATAAATAAAATTATCATCAAGAACGGATAACAATTTATTCTTATTAACGGTTTTTTAAGTTTTTTTGTAATCATATTCACTTATACTTATTTCAAATTTCTTTACGTATGATTATTTAATTAGTACAAATTTTCTAGTTTGTGCATACTCCCCGCTCAGCAGTTTGTAAAAATATATACCGCTTGCCAAATTGCTTCCATCAAACATTATCTCGTGATTGCCCGGTGATTGATTTTCATTCACGAGAACAGCCACTTCTTTACCTAAAATATCATACAAACGTAGTGACGTCATAACTTGTCCCGATTTTTCGGGATATGACGTCTCTACAAATGATGGAATTGAATATTTTATTTTTGTAACCGGATTAAAGGGATTTGGATAATTCTGTTCCAGTTTATAATCAGTACCAATTTCCGATCCGTGAGATTGAATTGAAGTTAGTGATTTTTTTAGTAATGAAAGCATTTTGGTTGCATAACGTTTTCCCAATTCTCTATAGCCTTCAGAGCTAAAATGAAGATTGTCTGTAGTATCTTTACAACCGCTTGAAGAAATAACATAAGAATTTGGAATAGTTTGCGGAAGTTTTGCTATGATAGAATTCATACTGGCACAAACTCCCCCTTGATCTGCATGTACAACTTCACCCGCTAATAAAGGTACTTTTGCTGGATCAAGTTCCAGGTCTGCTATTAGGTTGTTATAAATCTTCTTAACCTTTGAGGGCCACTGATTATCTCCAGTGTTTGATTCACCTTGATGCAGTAAAATTCCTTTAATAATGCCATCTTTTTGAGCCAGCTTTGCGATTTCAACCAAGCGTCCATATGGATTTCCTCCATACTCAGCAATAATATTTTTCATCCAAGATGCGGCTGTTGATGCGTATGATTGGTAATTATCTTTGTCGAACAATTCAATTTTACAACCGGCTACCGAAACATTTACAACTCCAATTTTTATATTTGAGGGAAGACTATCCACCATGGTTCTTCCAAAATAATCGGTTGGCGAAAGTCCAGTGTAACATCTACATAATGGAGGAACAGCGGTATACCATTTACCCATTGTTCTTCTCAGATTCGAACATGTTACAGCTTCCATTACTTGAAAACGAGCATCCACAGTTTTATCATGTTCAGCAATTATTCCTTGACCTTCCATATTTGATTGACCAAAACTGAGGAAGATATAAAAGTTCTGATCTTGTGAAAGAACGTCGATTGTCAATAAGAATAATCCAATTAAACTATACTTCATTAATTTCATTTTCGAGTTCCCAAAAACCTGTATTCTAAAATTTACGACCAGCGTTTAAAACTATATATAAATATTTTATAACCGTTGTATTGGAATAAAAATCAGCACAGTGGTGATAATTATGCTTTACATCTTAGCATAAACAATAACTTTAGCTTCAATTAATCCTGTTGATTTTGCTGTTACAGTTATGGCGCCTGTTCCACCAGCTTTTGCGCGGATAATTACTAAAGCTAATCCGCTGAATACTTCCCTTTCATGAGATGGGAAAGGAATTAAATTACTTGGATCACCATTATCTGTAGCAACTATTTCTCCGTCACCTTCAATTTCGAACTGAATATTATTATTAGCGATTGGAACCGTCAATCCATTTTCATCAATAACTTTTAATGTAATGAAAGCTAAATCTTTTCCATCGGAAATAATTTCACTACGATCAGCAGAAAGTTCTAATCGTTTTGGATTTCCAGTGGTTCTAACAAAATTCTCCGCCCAATTCTCACCATTCTTATAAGCTATTACTTTTAATTCACCTGGTTCATATATAACATCATCCCACCTTAAGCGATATTCATACTGTTTTTTATTTTTAATACCAAGTGATTTTCCATTAAGGAATAATTCAGCTGAATCACCTGATGTGAATACATGTACCGGAGTAACTTCACCAATTCTTTCGGGCCAATTCCAGTGAGGAAGTATATGAGCCATCGGGAAATCGGGGCGCCAGTGAGCTTGATATAAATAGAAACGATCCTTTTTGAAACCTGCCAGATCTATAATACCTGTGTATGAACTTCTTGATTCATAATAAGGAGTTGGTTCACCTAAATAGTCAAAACCATTCCATACAATTTCGCCGGCAACAAATGGATGTCTTTCGATAGCACTAAAAACTTTATCTGCAGAAGATCCAAAATCAACAGCATAAAGTTCATAAGAGCTAACATGATTAATTTTTGAATCCCCTCCTCTTCCATCCCGAATAGGTGAACTCATATCGGGTGTTACAGGGAAGAGATAAATACCACGACTGCTTGCGGCTGATGCTGATTCACTGCTGAGTATTACCTTATCAGGAAATTTTTCATGGTAAGGAATATATTGAGGAGCAGTCCGTATTCGATTTGTGCCTTCAAACATCGGATCTTGCCGAATTCCCTCTCCTTGATAGTTAAGACTAATTAAATCCATTTCCGCTGGCATCGGCATATCTGGTTTAGCCCAATTCATTGCGCATGTTGTTGGCCGAGAGGCATCTTCTTCTTTTATAATATTATGTAATCGCCTAGCAATTTCTGCCCCCTCTTTATCTGTATACTGTTCACCAACCTCATTTCCATAACTCCAAATTATAACTGAAGGATTATTCCTATCTCTTCTGATGATCGCGCGTAAATCCTGTTCATACCATTCCGGAAATATTAAATGAAAATCGAGTGGCGTTTTTTTTCTTTCCCAAGAATCAAACACTTCGTTAACTACTAAAAATCCCATCCGGTCAGTTAATTCTAATAATTCTGGAGCGGGGGGATTATGAGCCATCCGGATTGCGTTGCATCCCATCTCTCGAAGAATTTCTAGTTGACGTTCTGCTGCTCTAATATTAATTGCTGCTCCTAATGCGCCTAGATCATGATGTTGATTTACACCTTTAACTTTTATCAATTCATCATTTACATAAATTCCCGAATTAGGATCAAATTTTAATGAACGGATACCGAATGACGTTTCATATTGGTCAATTTGTTTTTCGTTTTCAAATAATGCCGTTACCGCAATATATCTATGAGGAATTTGAGTTGGTGGAGGACCCCAAAGTTTTGGATTCTTAATTGTAACAGAACAATCTATCTTACTTTTTTTTCCGGCAGAAATTTTAACAAATTTATCATCAATAACTGCTACCTCATTACCGGTCTTGGTTCCTTCATCGTTTAGTTCATAAATTTTTGTAACAATTTTTATATCAGCATCACTATTTAATTTATTATTGATTTCTAATTCTAAATTAACTTTTGCCGAGGAATTAGAGATTTCACTTGTCGTGATGTAAGTTCCCCATTGTCCAATATATATGGGATTGGTTTTTACTAACCAAACATTTCTGTAAAGTCCGCCACCGGGATACCATCGGGATGAAATTGGAGGATTATCTAATCTTATTGCAAGCTGGTTTTCTTCTCCAAATTTTATATATGGTGTAAGATCAACACGCCATGATGCATATCCATAAGGCCATCCTCCAACTAAATTTCCATTAAGCCAAACCATTGCATATGACATTGCACCATCTACATCTAAAAAAAATAATTTACCAGCGTCTGATTCAGATATCTGAAGCGCTTTTCTATACCAGGCAACACCGGGGCTCGGCAATCGTCCCATACCCCCGCCAACTTCTAAATTATAGTCTTTTAGGAATGGTCCTTTTATTGCCCAATCATGTGGCAGATCTACAATTTCCCATGATCTATCATCAAAACTATTTTGTACGAATTGAAAATCTTGACCTGGATTACCACTTGGGCGTTTATAATGTTTTGAAATATCTTTAAGAAAATCATTTCCGGTTGGCAAAATCCATGGCTTTAGCACTAATTGATCCGTTTTAATTTTTTCGGCTTCCGTAGGTTTTGCATCTGCGGGCTGATCCCATGAAAATTCTTTAACATCCGGGCGTACATCATATATTAAATCGTCACCTTTCGATAGCCAATCATACTTAAAAAACCGCCAGTCATCATTTATCGAAATACGTTGACGAACTTCATCAGTAGTAACTTTTTGTAACTGTGATTGCACAGTACAGCTGCACATTAAAACTAAACCGAAAACAAGTATGAATACTTTCATTTACGCCTTCATATATTTATAAATATCTAACAATTAACTTTTTACAACTTTATTTCAACAGCATAAATTTCTTTGTGTCGGTAAAATTATCAGCATTCATTTGATATAGATAAATTCCACTCGGTAAATCAGCGCCATCAAATTTCACTGAATAAGTCCCGGGAGAAGCTGTTCCCTCAAATAAATTAGCAACTAATTGTCCAAGGAGATTATAAACCTTTATGGTAACGAATGAACTTTTCTTTACTTGATAATTGATTTGAGTTGCCGGATTAAAAGGATTGGGGAAATTCTGTTCAAGAGAATATGAATAAGGAAATGTGTTTTTATTATCATCTTTCATTTTCGTACTTACATCAGCAGAAATAAAATTAAAGGTCTTAATGCGGAATAATTTTTCACCTGGCGCGCCTAAAAATTTTAGATACAAATCGTGCCTTCCCAAAACCTTTTGAACATTAACACGAAAATCTTTAAATGTTCTCAAGTCCCCAGTGTTTTCAATATTAATCTCACCTATTTTCGTTCCATTATCAAAAGAGTCAATCCAAAATTCAATTTTTCCTCCGCTTGAAGTGGAAGCGGCATTAACAACAACTGAATCCGGCATTCTCAGATAATTATCATTCCCAAATTCTACTCCCGCGAACATTGCCCAATCAGTATTATGAATTTCATCGAGTATATCAGCACCCGATAATTTTGTACCGAATTGATTTGCCGGAATACTCGCCATTATTGGAGTATACGCATCTCGGTAGATGTAGAAATCAAAATCAGCTTGCTTGCCAATTACATACAAACCTTGTCTATTTCCCGTGAACGCATTATAATCCGGTTGTGGGCCATCCATAGATGCCACATTTATACTACTTCCAACTTGAGTCCACTTTTTACCATCATTACTGAAATAACCTGAAAGCAAATGGTTTTCTCTTACAATTTTTAACCAGACTACATTTCCAAAATTATTTTCAACCTCATGCGAGGTTCTATCGAACTGGAATTTGACAGCTAGTTTACCGGCACCATCAAGAGTACTATATAATCTTGCGTGAAGAGTCTGCAAACCATTCATAATTCTTATCCCCGCTTCATGAGTAGATAAGGTTGGTTCAAAATCCACGCGAGTTATAAGAGCATAATTATGTTCGGCGTCATTCTTTGTAATTGTATTATGTTTATTTCTGGGGAGTAATCTTAACCAGCCGGGTCTTTCAGTCAATGAATAATTCATTTGCGGGGAATATCCGAGCCGTGACCATTCCGGATTTAATTTATCAGATTCAAAAAAATCTGATTTAGGAACCATCCAGGGAATATTATTGGTATTTGGAAGTTTTGGAGCGGTCATAGGTAAATTTACAGGGAAATCAACAATGGGCTTCATTGATTGATTATATTTAACTTGACTCATCAATCCTTGTCTTCCCTGCGCTTGCCATTCGTTAGTAGAATATGAATGATACATGATCCATGAAGTGCTGTCATCCAAAATTACAGCAGGTGAATTGTGATTTGGTCCGGGGAATACAGTTGGTG
Coding sequences:
- a CDS encoding T9SS type A sorting domain-containing protein; translated protein: MKLMKYSLIGLFLLTIDVLSQDQNFYIFLSFGQSNMEGQGIIAEHDKTVDARFQVMEAVTCSNLRRTMGKWYTAVPPLCRCYTGLSPTDYFGRTMVDSLPSNIKIGVVNVSVAGCKIELFDKDNYQSYASTAASWMKNIIAEYGGNPYGRLVEIAKLAQKDGIIKGILLHQGESNTGDNQWPSKVKKIYNNLIADLELDPAKVPLLAGEVVHADQGGVCASMNSIIAKLPQTIPNSYVISSSGCKDTTDNLHFSSEGYRELGKRYATKMLSLLKKSLTSIQSHGSEIGTDYKLEQNYPNPFNPVTKIKYSIPSFVETSYPEKSGQVMTSLRLYDILGKEVAVLVNENQSPGNHEIMFDGSNLASGIYFYKLLSGEYAQTRKFVLIK
- a CDS encoding family 43 glycosylhydrolase — protein: MKRLLIILSFFLLISSYNAQSISTFMNPVIPGDHPDCTLTRIGDYFYTTGSSFSMTPKIYRSTDLVHWEVVSQPVSNSWSNFGSNPTDGIWGGHVVFYNNKYWHFFGRSGTMYFVTADKVEGPWSSPVAMTRPAGITGLGMDNSIFIDDDGKWYLLAKHGQPGNWIIELGINGQPNGRVYDLTWINPAPNYPFSWAEGPVMWKYKGYYFYSFARNLAGGQYVFRSTTLTGDKSAWENLGDLFGSVSAPTVFPGPNHNSPAVILDDSTSWIMYHSYSTNEWQAQGRQGLMSQVKYNQSMKPIVDFPVNLPMTAPKLPNTNNIPWMVPKSDFFESDKLNPEWSRLGYSPQMNYSLTERPGWLRLLPRNKHNTITKNDAEHNYALITRVDFEPTLSTHEAGIRIMNGLQTLHARLYSTLDGAGKLAVKFQFDRTSHEVENNFGNVVWLKIVRENHLLSGYFSNDGKKWTQVGSSINVASMDGPQPDYNAFTGNRQGLYVIGKQADFDFYIYRDAYTPIMASIPANQFGTKLSGADILDEIHNTDWAMFAGVEFGNDNYLRMPDSVVVNAASTSSGGKIEFWIDSFDNGTKIGEINIENTGDLRTFKDFRVNVQKVLGRHDLYLKFLGAPGEKLFRIKTFNFISADVSTKMKDDNKNTFPYSYSLEQNFPNPFNPATQINYQVKKSSFVTIKVYNLLGQLVANLFEGTASPGTYSVKFDGADLPSGIYLYQMNADNFTDTKKFMLLK
- a CDS encoding DUF4982 domain-containing protein — encoded protein: MKVFILVFGLVLMCSCTVQSQLQKVTTDEVRQRISINDDWRFFKYDWLSKGDDLIYDVRPDVKEFSWDQPADAKPTEAEKIKTDQLVLKPWILPTGNDFLKDISKHYKRPSGNPGQDFQFVQNSFDDRSWEIVDLPHDWAIKGPFLKDYNLEVGGGMGRLPSPGVAWYRKALQISESDAGKLFFLDVDGAMSYAMVWLNGNLVGGWPYGYASWRVDLTPYIKFGEENQLAIRLDNPPISSRWYPGGGLYRNVWLVKTNPIYIGQWGTYITTSEISNSSAKVNLELEINNKLNSDADIKIVTKIYELNDEGTKTGNEVAVIDDKFVKISAGKKSKIDCSVTIKNPKLWGPPPTQIPHRYIAVTALFENEKQIDQYETSFGIRSLKFDPNSGIYVNDELIKVKGVNQHHDLGALGAAINIRAAERQLEILREMGCNAIRMAHNPPAPELLELTDRMGFLVVNEVFDSWERKKTPLDFHLIFPEWYEQDLRAIIRRDRNNPSVIIWSYGNEVGEQYTDKEGAEIARRLHNIIKEEDASRPTTCAMNWAKPDMPMPAEMDLISLNYQGEGIRQDPMFEGTNRIRTAPQYIPYHEKFPDKVILSSESASAASSRGIYLFPVTPDMSSPIRDGRGGDSKINHVSSYELYAVDFGSSADKVFSAIERHPFVAGEIVWNGFDYLGEPTPYYESRSSYTGIIDLAGFKKDRFYLYQAHWRPDFPMAHILPHWNWPERIGEVTPVHVFTSGDSAELFLNGKSLGIKNKKQYEYRLRWDDVIYEPGELKVIAYKNGENWAENFVRTTGNPKRLELSADRSEIISDGKDLAFITLKVIDENGLTVPIANNNIQFEIEGDGEIVATDNGDPSNLIPFPSHEREVFSGLALVIIRAKAGGTGAITVTAKSTGLIEAKVIVYAKM